One segment of Ipomoea triloba cultivar NCNSP0323 chromosome 12, ASM357664v1 DNA contains the following:
- the LOC115997974 gene encoding phospholipid-transporting ATPase 1-like, producing MAWQQRPLLIPSPRTAGVEELPYTPVFIDQLKESKSVSHTTKSPFGMDSNTHSEISTFPESFHSSSRRSMSSNRFRDSRAGSIKEETFGGLGSRGMRNGSYGAGSEGFSRPLKEISDEDARLVYINDPSKTNENFEFARNSIRTAKYSIITFLPRNLFEQFHRVAYIYFLVIAILNQIPQMAVFGREASILPLAFVLFVTAVKDAYEDYRRHRSDKVENHRLASVLINGQFQQKKWKDVMVGEIIKISSGEPIPCDMVLLSTSDTTGVAYIQTINLDGESNLKTRYAKQETQMKNPENEKVDGLIKCEKPSRNIYGFQANMEIEGKRVSLGPSNIILRGCDLKNTAWAIGVVVYAGQETKAMLNNSGAPSKRSRLETRMNREIIILSFFLVALCTVISICAGVWLRHHKDDLDIIPFFRRKDYSEAEVENYNYYGWGAQIVFTFLMCVIVYQVMIPISLYISMELVRIGQAYFMIQDNRMFDEASNSRFQCRALNINEDLGQVKYVFSDKTGTLTENKMEFQCASIWGVDYGSTKSSLVEDQFAFNVQVDGQVLRPKMKVMVDPELIKISKSGKHTDQGKRIHDFFLALAACNTIVPITEDSSDPAVKLIEYQGESPDEQALVYAAAAYGFMLIERTSGHIVIDIQGEKQRFNVLGLHEFDSDRKRMSVILGCPDNTIKLFVKGADTTMFSVIDTSLNSDIVHATESHLHSYSSTGLRTLVVGMRELSASELERWQSSYEAASTAVIGRAALLRKVAIDIESDLSILGASGIEDKLQQGVPEAIESLREAGIKVWVLTGDKQETAISIGYSSKLLTSTMTHITIKNSSKDSCKRSLEDGLRLTKKHAAHNSEANSVASTSSVALIIDGTSLVHILDSELEEQLFQLASNCTVVLCCRVAPLQKAGIVALIKSRTDDMTLAIGDGANDVSMIQTADVGIGISGQEGRQAVMASDFAMAQFRFLVPLLLVHGHWNYQRLGYMILYNFYRNAILVLVLFWYALFTAFTLTTAITDWSSVLYSIIYSSLPTIVVGVLDKDVSRTTLLKYPQLYGAGQREESYNGKLFWVMILDTVWQSAVAFFVPLIAYWKRDIDISSLGDLWILAVVILVNLHLAMDVIRWNWITHASIWGSIVATVICVIIIDALPFLPGYWAIFHVAGDATFWLCLIGIIVAAHVPRFIVKVFVQHFTPSDIQIAREEEKFGHRTVSHNVEIEMNPVFDSPQ from the exons ATGGCCTGGCAACAGCGCCCGCTTTTGATTCCTTCCCCAAGGACTGCAGGAGTTGAAGAACTTCCTTATACACCTGTTTTTATTGATCAACTGAAAGAATCTAAGTCTGTTTCACATACCACCAAATCACCCTTTGGAATGGATTCAAACACCCATTCTGAGATTTCCACATTCCCTGAATCCTTCCACAGTTCATCTCGAAGAAGTATGTCTTCAAATAGGTTTAGGGACTCTAGGGCAGGCTCGATTAAGGAAGAGACTTTTGGTGGGTTAGGATCAAGGGGCATGAGAAATGGATCATATGGGGCTGGCTCAGAGGGGTTTAGCAGGCCCCTGAAAGAAATTAGTGATGAGGATGCCAGATTGGTATATATAAATGATCCTTCCAAGACCAATGAGAATTTTGAATTTGCTCGGAATTCAATTAGGACGGCAAAATACTCCATCATTACCTTCCTACCGCGAAACCTGTTTGAACAGTTCCATAGAGTTGCATATATTTACTTTCTTGTTATTGCTATCCTTAATCAAATACCCCAGATGGCCGTTTTTGGTCGAGAAGCTTCTATTCTTCCATTAGCTTTTGTATTATTCGTTACGGCAGTTAAGGATGCCTATGAAGACTATAGGCGGCACAGGTCTGATAAGGTTGAGAACCATCGATTGGCTTCGGTTTTGATAAATGGTCAATTCCAACAGAAGAAATGGAAAGATGTAATGGTAGGTGAAATCATCAAAATTTCTTCAGGCGAACCTATCCCTTGTGACATGGTGCTGCTCTCAACAAGTGATACAACTGGGGTTGCATATATCCAGACAATTAATTTGGATGGAGAATCGAATTTGAAGACACGGTATGCAAAACAGGAGACACAAATGAAAAATCCAGAAAACGAGAAAGTAGATGGATTGATCAAGTGCGAGAAGCCCAGTAGAAACATTTATGGCTTTCAGGCAAACATGGAGATAGAGGGAAAGCGTGTTTCTCTCGGGCCTTCCAATATTATTCTCCGTGGTTGTGATCTCAAGAATACTGCTTGGGCAATTGGGGTAGTAGTATATGCTGGCCAAGAGACAAAAGCAATGCTGAATAACTCTGGAGCTCCATCCAAACGGAGCCGTCTCGAGACTCGTATGAACCGGGAGATCATTATCCTCTCATTTTTCCTTGTTGCACTGTGTACTGTCATCTCTATTTGTGCTGGTGTTTGGCTGAGGCATCACAAGGATGACCTAGATATTATCCCTTTCTTCCGGAGAAAAGACTATTCAGAAGCCGAAGTTGAGAACTATAATTATTATGGTTGGGGAGCACAGATAGTATTTACATTTCTTATGTGTGTTATTGTCTACCAAGTCATGATCCCTATATCACTATACATATCCATGGAGCTTGTTCGTATTGGTCAGGCTTATTTTATGATTCAAGATAACCGGATGTTCGATGAAGCCTCAAACTCAAGGTTCCAATGTAGGGCACTTAATATAAATGAAGATTTGGgacaagtaaaatatgttttctcTGATAAAACTGGCACATTAACTGAGAACAAGATGGAATTTCAATGTGCAAGCATTTGGGGAGTAGATTATGGCAGCACAAAGTCCAGTCTTGTAGAAGATCAATTCGCATTCAATGTTCAAG TGGATGGGCAGGTTTTAAGGCCGAAGATGAAGGTAATGGTGGATCCAGAGCttattaaaatatcaaaatctGGAAAACATACGGATCAAGGAAAACGTATTCATGATTTCTTCCTTGCCTTGGCTGCTTGCAACACTATTGTTCCTATTACTGAAGATTCATCAGATCCAGCAGTGAAGTTGATTGAATATCAAGGAGAGTCTCCCGATGAGCAGGCATTGGTATATGCTGCAGCAGCTTATGGTTTCATGCTTATTGAACGAACATCTGGACATATTGTTATTGATATTCAAGGAGAAAAGCAAAG GTTCAATGTTTTGGGTTTGCACGAGTTTGACAGTGATCGGAAGAGGATGTCAGTAATATTAGGTTGCCCTGATAACACAATAAAGCTTTTTGTAAAAGGTGCTGATACAACCATGTTTAGTGTAATCGATACATCATTGAATTCGGACATAGTTCATGCAACTGAATCACATCTCCATTCCTATTCCTCAACGGGTTTGAGAACTCTTGTGGTGGGAATGCGTGAACTGAGTGCTTCTGAACTTGAACGGTGGCAGTCTTCTTATGAGGCAGCAAGCACTGCTGTGATTGGAAGGGCAGCTTTACTTCGTAAAGTCGCTATTGATATTGAAAGCGACCTTAGCATATTAGGCGCTTCAGGGATTGAAGATAAATTGCAACAAGGTGTGCCAGAAGCAATTGAGTCTTTGAGAGAAGCAGGCATTAAAGTTTGGGTTTTGACTGGAGACAAGCAAGAAACTGCAATTTCAATCGGCTACTCATCTAAGCTTTTAACGAGTACGATGACCCATATTACTATTAAAAACAGCTCTAAGGATTCATGCAAGAGGAGTTTGGAAGATGGCTTGAGACTGACTAAGAAGCATGCTGCACATAATTCTGAAGCAAACTCTGTAGCTAGTACAAGTTCAGTTGCCTTGATCATTGATGGAACAAGCCTTGTTCATATCCTTGACAGTGAACTTGAAGAGCAG TTGTTCCAGCTAGCTAGTAACTGTACTGTGGTACTTTGCTGTCGAGTAGCTCCGCTGCAAAAAGCTGGTATTGTTGCCCTCATAAAGAGCCGAACAGATGACATGACCCTCGCAATTGGAGATG GTGCTAATGATGTTTCAATGATCCAAACTGCTGACGTGGGGATTGGTATCAGTGGCCAAGAAGGTCGGCAAGCTGTCATGGCATCGGATTTTGCGATGGCCCAATTCAGATTCTTGGTCCCGCTTTTATTGGTTCATGGACATTGGAACTACCAGCGATTGGGCTACATGATATTATACAACTTTTACAGGAACGCTATTTTGGTTCTTGTCCTATTCTG GTATGCACTCTTTACGGCTTTCACTTTAACTACAGCCATCACTGATTGGAGTAGCGTGTTGTATTCTATAATCTATTCTTCACTACCTACAATAGTTGTTGGGGTTCTTGATAAGGATGTGAGTAGAACGACCCTTCTGAAGTACCCTCAACTATATGGAGCTGGACAGAGAGAAGAGAGCTACAACGGGAAATTGTTTTGGGTGATGATATTGGACACCGTATGGCAAAGTGCAGTTGCCTTCTTTGTGCCTCTCATTGCATACTGGAAAAGGGATATTGATATTTCTAGCCTTGGCGATCTTTGGATACTCGCGGTGGTTATTTTGGTTAACCTACATTTAGCCATGGacgtaattcggtggaattggaTTACTCATGCTTCCATTTGGGGATCTATTGTAGCAACTGTTATCTGTGTCATTATCATTGATGCATTGCCATTTCTTCCTGGTTATTG GGCCATCTTCCACGTCGCAGGGGATGCCACATTTTGGTTGTGCTTGATTGGTATCATCGTAGCTGCTCACGTTCCACGATTCATTGTCAAAGTTTTCGTTCAGCACTTTACGCCTAGTGATATCCAGATTGCGAGAGAGGAGGAGAAGTTTGGACACAGAACAGTGTCTCACAACGTAGAAATAGAAATGAACCCAGTTTTCGATTCTCCTCAATGA